A region of Paenibacillus sp. 37 DNA encodes the following proteins:
- a CDS encoding MSMEG_1061 family FMN-dependent PPOX-type flavoprotein — protein MEKQALDIPLITDAEELQGMVGEPHEHVRNKAISFVDSHVQNFISMSPLFFLSTSDHDGKSDVSPRGDGAGFVKVYDTYRLVYPERPGNRRIDSLLNMLSNPGIGMLFLIPGMNEVLRINGTASITKDEEFIASMGWSGKTIGAAVIVDVEECFIHCPRAFKQAGLWDHETWVDAEDLPSTSEMFRAHLEINGLL, from the coding sequence TTGGAAAAGCAGGCATTGGATATTCCGTTGATTACAGATGCTGAGGAACTGCAAGGCATGGTGGGTGAACCGCATGAACATGTGCGTAACAAGGCAATCTCATTTGTGGATTCACATGTTCAGAACTTTATATCCATGTCACCATTATTTTTCCTCTCCACGTCTGATCATGATGGAAAAAGTGATGTGTCACCACGGGGCGATGGAGCGGGATTCGTAAAAGTGTATGATACATATCGACTCGTATATCCTGAGCGCCCAGGTAATCGGCGGATAGACTCGTTGTTGAACATGTTGTCTAACCCTGGCATCGGTATGCTCTTTTTGATTCCGGGAATGAATGAAGTGCTGCGTATCAATGGTACAGCATCCATCACCAAGGATGAAGAATTTATCGCCAGCATGGGTTGGAGTGGTAAAACCATAGGTGCAGCTGTCATTGTGGATGTGGAAGAGTGTTTTATCCATTGTCCGCGGGCATTCAAACAGGCTGGGTTATGGGACCATGAAACATGGGTAGACGCTGAGGATTTGCCTTCAACGAGCGAGATGTTTAGAGCACATTTGGAGATTAACGGATTGTTATAA
- a CDS encoding flotillin family protein yields the protein MENLNLNWDVLLIPIVVVAVILILGLAFWARYKTVGPDEAMIVTGSFLGSKNISDDDSGRKIKIVRGGGAFILPVFQQSEFISLLSHKLDVSTPEVYTEQGVPVIADGVAIIKVGGAVEDVATAAEQFIGKPVEALRSEAQEVLEGHLRAILGTMTVEEVYRNRDRFAQEVQGVAARDLKKMGLQIVSFTIKDVRDKQGYLDALGKPRIAAVKRDAEIAEAEAMRDARIQKANAEEQGQKAELLRDTNIAEAAKEKELKVATFKRDQDTAKAEADQAYHIHEARARQTVVEEEMKVELVRKEREIDLQAKEIIVREKQYDAEVKKKAEADRYAVEQAAEADKAKRMREADAVQYSIETHAKATAEQKRLEGQAMADAELAKGTADSEVIRLKGLAEAEAKEKLAEAFQKFGEAAVLDIIVKMLPELAGKIAEPIASIDKLTVVDTGKGEGATRVSNYVTELMATAPEMLKSVSGIDVEQLIKGLTKSKTPAPVAIQQSEPVTTPSIIDKIVERAGVDE from the coding sequence ATGGAAAATTTGAATTTGAATTGGGATGTATTGTTGATTCCTATAGTTGTGGTTGCTGTAATACTGATTCTGGGTTTGGCTTTCTGGGCGAGATACAAAACGGTTGGACCGGATGAAGCGATGATCGTTACGGGATCATTCTTGGGTAGCAAAAATATCTCTGATGATGATTCTGGCCGAAAAATTAAGATTGTTCGTGGTGGCGGTGCATTTATCCTGCCGGTATTCCAGCAATCAGAATTTATCTCCTTGTTGTCCCACAAGCTGGATGTCTCCACACCTGAAGTGTACACGGAGCAAGGTGTTCCGGTTATCGCTGATGGTGTCGCTATTATCAAGGTTGGAGGCGCTGTAGAGGACGTTGCTACGGCAGCTGAGCAATTCATCGGTAAACCTGTAGAAGCGCTGAGAAGCGAAGCACAGGAGGTACTGGAGGGGCATTTGCGGGCCATTCTCGGTACGATGACGGTGGAAGAAGTATATCGGAACCGGGATCGGTTTGCTCAAGAGGTCCAAGGCGTAGCAGCTAGAGATCTGAAGAAAATGGGTCTGCAAATTGTCTCATTTACTATCAAGGATGTTCGTGACAAACAGGGCTACCTGGATGCTCTCGGTAAACCGAGAATTGCTGCAGTGAAGCGTGATGCCGAGATTGCCGAAGCGGAAGCCATGCGTGATGCGCGTATTCAGAAGGCCAATGCGGAAGAACAGGGCCAGAAAGCAGAGTTGCTGCGGGATACCAATATCGCCGAGGCAGCCAAAGAGAAGGAACTGAAAGTAGCCACGTTTAAGCGGGATCAAGATACAGCCAAAGCGGAAGCCGATCAGGCGTACCATATTCATGAGGCACGTGCTAGACAAACCGTAGTCGAAGAGGAAATGAAAGTTGAACTCGTTCGTAAGGAACGGGAAATTGACCTCCAGGCCAAGGAAATCATCGTACGTGAGAAGCAATATGACGCCGAAGTGAAGAAAAAGGCCGAAGCAGATCGTTATGCAGTAGAGCAGGCGGCCGAAGCAGACAAAGCTAAAAGAATGCGTGAAGCCGATGCAGTACAGTACTCCATTGAAACACATGCCAAAGCAACAGCTGAACAGAAGCGACTTGAAGGTCAGGCTATGGCGGATGCTGAACTTGCCAAAGGTACAGCGGACTCTGAAGTTATTCGTTTGAAGGGACTTGCAGAAGCAGAAGCGAAGGAAAAACTGGCTGAGGCGTTCCAGAAGTTTGGTGAAGCGGCTGTACTCGATATCATTGTAAAAATGCTGCCTGAGCTGGCTGGCAAAATTGCCGAGCCGATTGCATCCATTGATAAACTGACTGTGGTAGATACAGGTAAAGGTGAAGGTGCCACGCGGGTGAGTAACTATGTTACGGAACTTATGGCGACGGCTCCAGAGATGCTTAAGAGCGTATCCGGCATTGACGTTGAGCAGCTGATCAAGGGCCTTACCAAGTCCAAAACACCTGCACCGGTTGCCATTCAACAGAGCGAGCCTGTAACAACTCCTTCTATAATCGACAAGATTGTGGAAAGAGCTGGAGTTGACGAGTAA
- a CDS encoding NAD-dependent protein deacylase, translating to MNVTEQLAAWIQESSRIVFFGGAGTSTESGIPDFRSAAGLYQTEQHSPYPPEELLSRHFFDQHADIFYDFYRGKMLHPDAEPNGCHRLLARLEKEGKLQAVITQNIDGLHQKAGSSNVLELHGSIHRNACMDCKQFYALNDIIQSQDTVPRCTACGGVIKPDVVLYEEELDQTTLYRSIDALSSADLLLVGGTSLTVYPAAQLITYFQGKHTVLLNATPTAYDSRADLLITEPIGEVMNHVDQLLG from the coding sequence ATGAACGTAACAGAACAACTGGCTGCCTGGATTCAGGAAAGCTCCCGGATTGTTTTTTTCGGAGGGGCCGGAACTTCAACGGAAAGCGGGATTCCCGACTTCCGCTCGGCTGCGGGTCTGTATCAGACAGAGCAGCATTCGCCTTATCCACCGGAAGAGTTGTTAAGCCGACATTTTTTTGATCAGCATGCGGATATTTTTTATGATTTTTATCGAGGCAAAATGCTTCATCCAGATGCGGAACCTAACGGGTGCCATCGACTATTGGCTCGTCTGGAGAAGGAAGGAAAACTTCAGGCAGTGATCACGCAAAATATCGACGGACTACATCAGAAGGCAGGCAGCAGCAATGTCCTGGAGCTACATGGCTCAATTCATCGTAATGCCTGCATGGATTGCAAGCAGTTTTATGCACTGAATGATATTATACAATCCCAAGATACCGTACCTCGCTGTACCGCATGCGGTGGTGTTATCAAGCCGGATGTGGTGCTATACGAGGAAGAGCTGGACCAGACAACATTGTATCGCTCTATTGATGCATTGTCTTCCGCAGACCTGTTACTCGTGGGCGGCACGTCACTGACGGTATATCCAGCAGCCCAGTTAATTACGTATTTTCAGGGAAAACATACCGTTCTGCTCAATGCTACACCTACCGCTTACGACAGCAGGGCGGATTTGCTGATTACAGAGCCGATTGGTGAGGTAATGAATCATGTGGACCAGCTTCTTGGTTAA
- a CDS encoding galactokinase, translating to MNVTELKQKFIEKYGESGADIRVFHAPGRVNLIGEHIDYNGGYVLPAALEFGTTLIIRERQDNKLQLASTNMSYEGVLDTSTIGKEKTGEWIDYPVGVMVELQGKGVNVTKGYDFLYHGEIPNGAGLSSSASLEVLTGFAIQSLEGVADIDTVQLALLSQKAENEFVGVNCGIMDQFAVANGAQDHAILLMCDTLEYEKVPFRTGSYKLVIGNTNKRRGLVDSAYNERRSQCEQALAILKEQLPALNYLAQLTPEQFVTLQDQIKDEKVRQRAQHVVEENARVLASVEALQRNDLETFGQLMNASHESLRDLYEVSCDELDVMVEEAQRIPGTLGARMTGAGFGGCTVSLVHENDVERFVSEVGAAYEARTSLKGDFYVCGVGDGVKELKEAK from the coding sequence GTGAACGTAACTGAATTGAAACAAAAGTTTATTGAGAAGTACGGAGAGAGTGGAGCGGACATCCGTGTGTTTCATGCCCCTGGGCGTGTGAATCTGATCGGTGAGCACATTGACTATAACGGTGGATACGTGCTTCCGGCAGCACTTGAATTCGGAACAACATTAATTATCCGTGAGCGTCAGGACAACAAGTTGCAACTGGCTTCCACGAACATGTCTTATGAAGGGGTACTGGATACTTCCACCATCGGTAAAGAGAAAACCGGAGAATGGATCGACTATCCTGTTGGTGTCATGGTTGAATTGCAAGGGAAAGGCGTGAATGTAACAAAAGGCTACGACTTCCTGTACCACGGGGAGATTCCGAACGGGGCAGGACTTTCATCATCCGCATCTCTGGAGGTACTTACCGGATTCGCGATTCAATCTCTGGAGGGCGTAGCGGATATTGATACAGTTCAACTGGCACTTCTGTCCCAGAAAGCGGAAAATGAGTTCGTAGGTGTCAACTGTGGAATCATGGATCAGTTCGCTGTGGCCAACGGTGCGCAGGATCACGCGATCCTGCTGATGTGTGACACACTGGAGTACGAAAAGGTTCCTTTCCGTACAGGCTCTTACAAATTGGTCATCGGGAACACAAACAAACGCCGCGGTTTGGTGGATTCGGCGTACAATGAACGTCGCTCCCAATGCGAGCAGGCACTTGCCATCTTGAAGGAACAGCTGCCTGCACTGAATTACCTGGCTCAATTGACGCCAGAGCAGTTCGTAACACTACAGGATCAGATCAAGGATGAGAAAGTAAGACAGCGTGCACAACATGTTGTGGAAGAGAATGCACGTGTGCTCGCATCGGTCGAAGCATTGCAGCGTAATGATCTGGAAACCTTCGGCCAATTGATGAACGCTTCTCATGAATCGCTTCGTGACTTGTATGAAGTAAGCTGTGATGAGCTGGATGTTATGGTTGAAGAAGCTCAGCGGATTCCTGGCACACTTGGTGCCCGAATGACTGGCGCAGGATTTGGCGGTTGTACCGTATCGCTGGTGCATGAAAATGATGTCGAGCGTTTTGTAAGCGAAGTGGGCGCTGCATATGAAGCGCGCACCAGTCTCAAAGGTGATTTTTATGTGTGCGGCGTAGGTGACGGTGTTAAAGAATTGAAGGAGGCGAAGTAA
- the galE gene encoding UDP-glucose 4-epimerase GalE, translating into MAILVTGGAGYIGSHTVAALLERGEEVVVLDNLQTGHREALLGGKLYEGDLRDKEILAKLFAENSIDAVIHFAANSLVGESMKDPVKYYDNNVFGTLCLLEAMNAANVRRIVFSSTAATYGEPEKVPIEESDRTEPTNVYGETKLMMERMMSWFDKVQDIKYVSLRYFNAAGAHESGKIGEDHQPESHLIPLVLQTALKQRSHIAVFGDDYATEDGTCIRDYIHVSDLADAHLRAVDYLRKGENSNVFNLGNGTGFSVKQVIETAKKVTGLDIPVVQEPRRAGDPAVLVASSAKARSVLGWNPKWTNLEDVIQSAWSWHQSRPDGYGKN; encoded by the coding sequence ATGGCAATTTTGGTGACAGGTGGAGCAGGGTATATTGGATCTCATACGGTAGCGGCTTTGTTGGAACGTGGAGAAGAGGTTGTTGTACTGGATAACTTGCAGACAGGGCATCGTGAAGCGTTGCTCGGCGGTAAGTTGTATGAAGGGGATCTGCGTGACAAAGAAATTCTGGCGAAGCTGTTCGCTGAGAATTCAATCGATGCAGTCATTCACTTTGCAGCCAACTCACTCGTAGGCGAAAGTATGAAAGACCCGGTTAAATATTATGACAACAACGTGTTTGGTACACTCTGTCTGTTGGAAGCGATGAATGCAGCTAACGTACGCCGCATCGTCTTCTCTTCTACAGCAGCTACCTACGGTGAGCCTGAGAAAGTGCCAATCGAAGAGAGCGATCGTACAGAGCCAACCAATGTATATGGTGAAACGAAACTGATGATGGAACGCATGATGTCATGGTTCGATAAAGTTCAGGATATCAAGTACGTTTCCCTGCGTTACTTCAATGCAGCCGGTGCGCATGAGAGCGGCAAAATTGGTGAAGATCACCAGCCAGAGAGTCACCTGATCCCACTCGTACTGCAAACGGCTTTGAAACAACGCTCACACATTGCTGTGTTTGGTGACGACTATGCAACAGAAGATGGAACATGTATCCGTGACTATATCCACGTGAGCGACTTGGCTGATGCACATCTGCGTGCAGTAGATTACCTGCGCAAAGGTGAGAACAGTAACGTGTTTAACCTGGGTAACGGCACTGGATTCTCGGTAAAACAAGTGATCGAAACAGCTAAAAAAGTGACTGGCCTCGATATTCCGGTTGTTCAGGAACCACGTCGTGCGGGTGACCCGGCTGTATTGGTAGCCTCATCTGCAAAAGCGAGATCCGTTCTGGGCTGGAATCCGAAATGGACCAATCTGGAAGATGTCATTCAAAGCGCTTGGAGCTGGCACCAATCACGTCCTGACGGCTACGGAAAAAATTAG
- a CDS encoding iron-containing alcohol dehydrogenase: MRSFQFYNPTRLIFGKGQLETLKTEVPKYGKRVLLVYGGGSIKRSGLYDQVIGLLKEAGAEVTELAGVEPNPRLSTVHKGVDLCKTNNIDLILAVGGGSVLDCSKAIAVGAKYDGDMWDFAQRKAVAQDALPLGTVLTMAATGSEMNSGSVITNQDTQEKLGWGSAYSFPAFSILDPVNTYTVPLDQTVYGMVDMMSHVLEHYFHLDANTPVQLGFCETILRTVMEAAPRLVEDLENYELRETILYCGTMALNGVLNMGLAGDWATHNIEHAVSAVYDIPHGGGLAILFPHWMKHNLDVNVDRFKRLAINVFEVNPEGKSDRQIAEEGIDALSQFWTSIGAPNRLADYDIDDSQIDVMADKAMLFGPFGNFKKLQREDVVSIYKASL, encoded by the coding sequence ATGAGATCTTTCCAATTCTATAATCCAACCCGTCTGATATTCGGTAAAGGACAACTGGAAACATTAAAGACAGAAGTACCGAAATACGGTAAACGGGTTCTGCTTGTATATGGTGGCGGTAGTATCAAACGCAGTGGGCTGTACGATCAAGTGATCGGATTGCTTAAGGAAGCTGGAGCAGAAGTGACTGAACTTGCAGGCGTTGAACCTAACCCACGTCTTTCTACGGTGCATAAAGGGGTAGACCTTTGCAAAACGAATAACATTGACCTGATTCTCGCTGTAGGTGGCGGTAGTGTACTGGACTGCTCCAAAGCGATTGCTGTAGGTGCTAAATATGATGGCGACATGTGGGATTTTGCTCAGCGCAAAGCCGTTGCACAAGACGCTCTTCCGCTTGGTACCGTATTAACGATGGCAGCAACGGGTTCGGAGATGAACTCCGGTTCGGTTATTACAAATCAGGATACACAAGAAAAATTGGGCTGGGGTAGCGCATATTCATTCCCTGCATTCTCCATCCTGGATCCGGTGAATACATACACTGTTCCACTGGACCAAACGGTATACGGTATGGTGGATATGATGTCCCACGTATTAGAGCATTACTTCCATCTGGATGCCAATACACCGGTTCAACTTGGCTTCTGTGAGACAATTCTGCGTACTGTCATGGAAGCAGCACCGCGTCTGGTTGAAGATCTGGAGAACTATGAACTGCGCGAAACGATTCTGTATTGCGGAACAATGGCATTGAATGGTGTGCTGAATATGGGTCTTGCAGGAGACTGGGCAACACATAATATTGAACACGCGGTATCCGCAGTATATGATATTCCACATGGTGGCGGACTGGCAATCTTGTTCCCACACTGGATGAAACATAATCTGGATGTCAATGTGGACCGATTCAAACGACTGGCAATTAATGTATTCGAAGTGAATCCTGAAGGCAAGTCGGACAGACAGATTGCCGAAGAAGGTATCGATGCGCTCAGCCAATTCTGGACATCCATTGGTGCCCCTAACCGTTTGGCTGATTACGATATCGATGATAGCCAGATCGACGTAATGGCTGATAAAGCTATGCTGTTTGGTCCATTCGGTAACTTCAAGAAACTGCAACGGGAAGATGTTGTATCCATCTACAAGGCTTCTCTGTAA
- the glcT gene encoding glucose PTS transporter transcription antiterminator GlcT → MSSLHVDKALNNNVIIAQHPEHGEVVVIGKGIGFNRKPSDHIPLMAVEKMFILKNQQEQEQYKQLLPQVDEALIEIINEVITYIAERTDVPLNEHIHIALTDHISFALKRKEQGIIIQNPFLYETREIYPEEYRMGEYAVRLIKEKMGVDLGMDEIGFVALHIYSAMTNQNISQVREHSQLITDLVNLVSDQLDYSFEAESLDYSRLLTHLRFALERVRRGDKVEELHKLDSLLKLEYPEMYSLAWKLTKVMEKRLKLPVYPAEVGYLTIHLQRLNQRKEEENK, encoded by the coding sequence ATGAGCAGCCTGCATGTAGATAAAGCGCTAAATAATAATGTAATCATTGCACAGCATCCAGAACACGGGGAAGTCGTTGTTATTGGTAAAGGCATTGGCTTTAACCGAAAACCGAGTGATCACATTCCATTGATGGCTGTGGAGAAAATGTTTATTTTGAAAAACCAGCAGGAGCAAGAGCAGTACAAACAGCTTCTTCCACAGGTGGATGAAGCACTGATCGAGATCATTAACGAAGTTATTACGTATATTGCAGAGCGTACGGACGTTCCTCTGAATGAACATATCCATATTGCATTAACCGATCACATTTCTTTCGCGTTAAAACGCAAGGAGCAGGGCATTATCATACAAAATCCATTTTTATATGAAACCCGCGAAATTTATCCTGAAGAATATCGAATGGGAGAATACGCTGTTCGTCTGATCAAAGAGAAAATGGGTGTAGATCTGGGGATGGACGAGATTGGTTTTGTTGCCCTCCATATCTATAGCGCAATGACCAATCAAAATATATCCCAGGTACGTGAGCATTCACAATTGATCACTGATTTGGTGAACCTGGTGTCTGATCAACTCGATTATTCGTTTGAAGCGGAATCGCTTGATTACTCTCGTTTGCTGACTCATCTTCGTTTCGCCCTTGAGCGTGTTCGCCGTGGAGACAAAGTGGAAGAACTCCATAAGTTGGATTCCCTGCTTAAGTTGGAGTATCCCGAAATGTACTCGCTTGCATGGAAACTGACCAAAGTAATGGAGAAAAGACTGAAACTGCCGGTTTATCCTGCGGAGGTAGGTTATCTGACCATTCATCTGCAAAGGCTGAATCAGCGGAAGGAAGAAGAGAATAAGTGA
- a CDS encoding UDP-glucose--hexose-1-phosphate uridylyltransferase, which translates to MSQTHIAAGATERTPEQQEALHAIERLVAFALQKQLIEEADWDYSRNLLLEQFGFSEPYAGELDTTVPDSPQAMLDTLIDYGFSIGLIPENSDTFRDLLDAKIMGQLMARPSEVVRAFRHTEQTEGIEAATSQFYDLSINSNYIRMDRNSKNVYWTQDTAYGEMEITINLSKPEKSPKEIAMAKLLPPPVYPKCQLCRENVGYAGRVNHPARQNLRVIPLNLNNEPWLFQYSPYVYYNEHCIIFHHDHVPMKLTKDTLRRLLAFVGEYPHYFIGSNADLPIVGGSILTHDHFQGGRHTFAIQNAQPEAVFRHADAPGLTLSLVKWPMSVMRLASHDPAELLEAGNAVYEAWKVYSDSAVDIEAFSEIDGEQVPHNTVTPIVRRSADGGYEMDLVLRNNRTNDVHPEGIFHPHREMHHLKKENIGLIEVMGLAILPGRLKEELDSIADILAGDAKLAEAAKASDHVLNKHLGWAEELIERFGPNLDKEQAISIVQQEVGLKFAEILEHAGVYKYDEAGRQAFRRFVSSMGYIE; encoded by the coding sequence ATGTCACAGACTCATATTGCAGCAGGTGCCACAGAGCGGACACCGGAGCAGCAGGAAGCACTGCATGCCATTGAACGTCTGGTTGCATTTGCCTTGCAGAAACAATTAATCGAGGAAGCGGATTGGGATTATAGCCGCAACCTCTTGTTGGAACAATTCGGATTCTCAGAGCCTTATGCCGGTGAGTTGGACACAACTGTGCCCGATAGTCCACAGGCGATGCTGGATACGTTGATCGATTATGGATTTTCCATTGGACTCATTCCTGAAAATAGTGATACGTTCCGTGATTTGCTGGATGCCAAAATCATGGGTCAGTTGATGGCACGCCCATCCGAAGTGGTACGCGCATTCCGCCACACCGAGCAGACGGAAGGCATTGAGGCGGCCACATCCCAATTCTATGACTTGTCGATTAACTCCAACTACATTCGGATGGATCGCAACTCGAAGAACGTCTATTGGACGCAGGATACGGCTTATGGGGAGATGGAGATTACCATTAACCTCTCGAAGCCGGAGAAAAGCCCGAAGGAAATTGCCATGGCGAAATTGCTTCCGCCACCGGTATATCCAAAATGCCAGCTGTGTCGTGAAAATGTAGGCTACGCTGGTCGGGTGAATCACCCGGCCCGCCAGAATCTGCGGGTCATTCCGTTGAATCTTAACAACGAGCCTTGGTTGTTCCAATACTCGCCGTATGTGTACTACAATGAGCACTGCATTATTTTCCATCATGATCATGTGCCGATGAAGCTGACCAAAGATACGCTGCGCAGACTGCTTGCCTTTGTCGGGGAGTACCCGCATTACTTTATCGGATCTAACGCGGATTTGCCGATCGTGGGCGGTTCTATCCTGACACATGACCATTTCCAAGGTGGTCGTCATACATTTGCGATTCAAAATGCACAGCCAGAGGCGGTATTCCGCCATGCGGATGCACCTGGACTTACATTGAGTCTTGTGAAATGGCCAATGTCCGTCATGCGTCTGGCCTCACACGATCCTGCAGAGCTGCTTGAAGCCGGTAACGCTGTGTATGAGGCATGGAAGGTTTACAGTGATTCAGCTGTGGATATTGAAGCATTCAGTGAAATAGACGGCGAGCAGGTACCACACAATACGGTAACACCAATCGTTCGTCGCAGTGCAGACGGTGGCTACGAGATGGATCTTGTATTGCGTAACAATCGTACAAATGATGTGCATCCTGAAGGGATTTTCCATCCTCACCGTGAAATGCACCATCTGAAGAAAGAAAACATTGGTCTGATCGAAGTGATGGGACTTGCCATCCTGCCAGGTCGTTTGAAGGAAGAGCTGGACAGTATCGCGGATATTCTCGCTGGAGATGCCAAACTTGCTGAAGCCGCCAAAGCTTCTGATCATGTGTTGAACAAACATCTGGGCTGGGCGGAAGAATTGATTGAACGATTTGGTCCTAATTTGGACAAGGAACAAGCTATTTCCATTGTACAGCAGGAAGTTGGCTTGAAATTTGCCGAGATTCTCGAACATGCAGGTGTCTACAAATATGATGAAGCAGGACGCCAGGCCTTCCGTCGTTTTGTAAGCAGCATGGGATACATTGAATAG
- the mgrA gene encoding L-glyceraldehyde 3-phosphate reductase — MVYVASDTRYETMKYNRVGRSGLKLPAISLGLWHNFGGINNAENGRNMITRSFDLGITHFDLANNYGPPAGSAEQLFGQVLAQDLKPYRDELVISTKAGYYMWPGPYGEWGSRKNLVSSLNQSLKRMGLDYVDIFYSHRYDPETPLEETMMALDHIVRSGKALYVGISNYPAEQTRQAAEILKGLGTPLLIHQPKYSLLDRWIEDSLQDVLDEYGTGSIAFCPLAQGVLTNKYLNGIPEDSRAKGPSVFLNENNISPETLRKVRALNQIAAARGQSLAQFSLSWVLRNGRVTSALIGASRPSQIEENVAALSQLDFSTEELERIESILSPEPDDK, encoded by the coding sequence ATGGTCTACGTAGCAAGCGATACTCGCTATGAAACGATGAAATACAACCGCGTTGGACGTTCGGGTTTGAAACTGCCAGCGATTTCACTGGGGCTGTGGCATAACTTTGGCGGTATCAATAACGCTGAGAATGGCCGAAATATGATTACCCGGTCATTTGATCTGGGTATTACACATTTTGATCTTGCCAACAACTATGGCCCACCGGCAGGTTCGGCAGAGCAGTTATTTGGACAGGTACTGGCCCAGGATCTGAAACCTTATCGTGATGAACTGGTGATCTCCACCAAAGCGGGTTATTATATGTGGCCTGGGCCGTATGGCGAGTGGGGTTCACGCAAAAATCTGGTCTCCAGTCTGAATCAGAGCTTGAAGCGTATGGGCCTGGATTATGTGGATATTTTCTATTCACATCGTTATGATCCCGAAACGCCTTTGGAAGAAACGATGATGGCACTGGATCATATTGTTCGCTCGGGTAAAGCCCTCTATGTAGGAATCTCCAACTATCCCGCAGAGCAGACAAGACAGGCTGCCGAAATTCTGAAAGGTCTGGGTACGCCCCTGTTAATCCATCAACCGAAATACTCGCTGCTGGACCGCTGGATTGAAGATAGTTTGCAGGACGTGCTGGATGAGTATGGAACAGGCAGTATTGCATTCTGTCCATTGGCACAAGGTGTGCTCACGAACAAATACTTGAATGGTATCCCGGAAGACTCACGTGCCAAAGGACCGTCGGTATTCCTGAATGAAAACAACATCTCTCCAGAGACGCTCCGCAAAGTGCGTGCGCTGAACCAGATTGCAGCAGCCCGTGGTCAGAGTTTGGCCCAATTTTCACTCTCATGGGTGCTGCGTAATGGCAGGGTAACTTCTGCGCTGATTGGCGCAAGTCGTCCTTCCCAGATTGAAGAGAATGTGGCTGCGCTCAGTCAACTGGATTTCTCTACAGAGGAATTGGAACGGATTGAATCCATTCTGTCTCCGGAGCCAGATGACAAATAA
- a CDS encoding AraC family transcriptional regulator, translating into MSDQSNPKKESLASSTEKIQESPSGKSGALSYSVASNPVYYEQGALHVLFAGASQTLPGHALGPKLFDYYLLHYVEKGAGTFRTELHTYELSAGDCFLIHPGQLVSYQSHARNPWQYRWIAFTGSQAAQYAEEAGFRPEKSVFHAGPSCGISDWLSVMQDAFAERKESSHFTSLGTLYMILAEAQNHLSQGQTLIPGESSIRRTVKQMIQYMSTQYAYPVSIEQMSASLGYNRAYLSRIFKQETGLSPVTYLLKLRIDKSRQLLRGRPDLSIEQVSASVGLPDALYFSKQFKRFHGEAPSLYREKILSHPLHQGLQKNAQQIKR; encoded by the coding sequence ATGTCAGATCAATCCAACCCCAAGAAAGAATCCCTTGCATCTTCTACCGAAAAAATACAGGAGTCACCTTCCGGTAAAAGTGGAGCACTCAGTTATTCGGTTGCCTCCAATCCCGTCTATTATGAGCAAGGCGCACTGCATGTCCTGTTTGCCGGAGCAAGCCAGACCCTTCCGGGTCACGCCCTCGGCCCTAAATTGTTTGATTATTATCTGCTGCATTATGTAGAAAAAGGGGCGGGTACGTTCCGTACCGAACTGCACACCTACGAGTTATCCGCAGGTGATTGTTTCCTCATTCACCCCGGGCAACTGGTGAGCTACCAGTCACATGCCCGTAACCCATGGCAATACCGCTGGATCGCCTTTACGGGCAGCCAGGCTGCCCAGTATGCCGAGGAGGCAGGATTCCGCCCGGAAAAGTCCGTTTTTCATGCCGGACCCTCTTGTGGAATTTCCGATTGGTTATCCGTGATGCAGGATGCTTTTGCCGAGCGCAAAGAAAGCTCCCATTTCACATCACTGGGTACGTTATATATGATTCTAGCCGAAGCACAGAATCACCTTTCGCAGGGGCAAACCTTAATTCCAGGTGAATCATCCATCCGACGTACGGTGAAACAGATGATTCAATATATGTCCACCCAATATGCCTATCCTGTCTCCATTGAACAAATGTCTGCGAGTCTTGGGTATAATCGTGCGTATCTTTCCCGCATTTTCAAACAGGAAACCGGACTGTCGCCAGTCACGTATCTGCTAAAACTGCGGATCGACAAGTCGCGCCAACTCCTAAGAGGACGCCCAGATCTGTCCATCGAACAGGTATCTGCATCGGTCGGACTGCCAGACGCGCTGTATTTCTCCAAACAGTTCAAACGATTTCACGGTGAAGCGCCCAGCTTGTATCGAGAGAAAATACTGTCCCATCCACTACATCAGGGTTTACAGAAAAATGCTCAACAGATCAAACGGTGA